The following proteins come from a genomic window of Vibrio vulnificus NBRC 15645 = ATCC 27562:
- a CDS encoding YjiH family protein, which yields MTNNTETTAVPNTEKKANFWKFFIPSVIGLLLFMAPITYNGELTIPVAVMAKLIPAILGDHLIALVTTIIAFMAFASLVTKIFKPAKIVNNAFLNGLFNPSPLWLAVRVFGGIAVVMTFFQIGPKAIWEENTGGLVLTGLLPTLFAVFIFAGMLLPLLLNFGLLELFGALLSKVMRPVFNLPGRSAIDCMASWLGDGSVGILLTSKQYENKFYTQREAAVVGTTFSAVSITFSLVVIAQVKLEHLFLPFYGAICLAGVVAAIIIPRLPPLSLKKDCYIDGSKPHADQNAVPAGHTPFSWGMDLALKRAGEVKSVKSVFTEGVHNAVDMVFGVLPVVMGLGTIALIIAEYTPVFAILGQPFIPFLDLLGVPEAVAASETIVVGFADMFIPAILAASIDNEMTRFVIAAMSVTQLIYMSEVGALLLGSKIPVNIVELFIIFILRTLITLPIIAGVAHLIF from the coding sequence ATGACCAATAACACTGAAACTACAGCAGTGCCAAACACCGAGAAGAAAGCGAACTTTTGGAAGTTTTTCATTCCTTCTGTGATTGGCTTACTTCTGTTTATGGCACCCATTACCTATAACGGCGAATTGACTATTCCTGTCGCGGTTATGGCAAAACTGATCCCAGCCATACTGGGGGATCATTTGATCGCGCTCGTCACAACGATTATCGCATTCATGGCGTTTGCCTCTCTTGTCACCAAAATTTTCAAGCCAGCGAAAATTGTTAACAACGCCTTCTTAAACGGCTTATTTAACCCAAGTCCACTGTGGTTAGCAGTACGTGTATTTGGTGGTATTGCCGTTGTTATGACGTTTTTCCAAATAGGTCCAAAAGCGATTTGGGAAGAAAACACTGGCGGCCTAGTGCTCACAGGTTTGCTACCGACTCTTTTCGCGGTGTTTATTTTTGCCGGTATGCTCTTACCGCTCTTGCTCAACTTCGGCTTGCTTGAGTTGTTTGGTGCGCTACTGAGTAAAGTGATGCGTCCAGTATTCAATCTTCCTGGTCGTAGTGCCATTGACTGTATGGCTTCTTGGCTAGGTGATGGCAGCGTCGGCATCCTTCTGACCAGCAAACAGTATGAAAACAAATTTTATACTCAACGCGAAGCTGCGGTTGTCGGTACGACTTTCTCTGCGGTCTCCATTACGTTTAGCTTAGTGGTCATTGCACAGGTAAAACTGGAGCATCTTTTCCTACCATTTTACGGCGCCATCTGTTTGGCGGGTGTGGTTGCTGCGATCATCATTCCTCGCTTACCACCACTAAGCCTAAAGAAAGATTGTTACATCGATGGCAGCAAGCCGCACGCTGATCAAAATGCCGTGCCAGCAGGTCATACTCCATTTAGTTGGGGGATGGATCTGGCACTGAAACGTGCTGGTGAAGTGAAGTCGGTCAAATCGGTTTTCACAGAAGGCGTACACAACGCAGTTGACATGGTTTTTGGCGTACTACCTGTTGTAATGGGCTTAGGTACCATTGCGCTCATTATTGCTGAGTACACCCCTGTCTTTGCCATTCTTGGCCAGCCTTTTATTCCATTTTTGGATCTATTGGGCGTACCTGAAGCTGTAGCAGCCTCTGAAACCATCGTCGTTGGTTTTGCCGATATGTTTATCCCAGCGATTCTCGCGGCTTCTATCGATAATGAAATGACACGCTTTGTCATCGCAGCAATGTCCGTTACTCAGCTGATCTATATGTCTGAAGTCGGTGCACTGCTTCTTGGCAGCAAAATCCCAGTGAACATCGTAGAGCTGTTTATCATCTTTATTCTGCGTACTTTGATCACTTTGCCTATCATTGCCGGCGTTGCACACCTTATTTTCTAA
- a CDS encoding O-antigen ligase family protein: MKQLMDTSERLHQESESALELHLYAVAVILYFVSLRTQIAGVTVTIADMIGLASIGFLLLIILKGRMSMETVRVAGINVIFIGYIALNGIINDVGMKNIIVEVIQWSSIVAFLCVLHFLNLFKSKRFLSLVALYAFYAAVYTALWHVVVIGDFQNFKHLHNAKYLFGFSTVMLYLFRSQIKKSHILLFIAFVLLILSGERKAMLGVLLVLFIDHFFVRGENTKMTHVVMSLAAAFGVISVWAGIYYFGTDWIAESLFLTQNDIYNADLHEARWDSELWRRLLLANGFSLFMDHFYFGVGPKMLLSYIAPYFVGNEELIVYTHNMLLDIAVEYGIIGVALLFGGVLVRLAKAFKTRRQNSIPFLLCIYTLSTALFAATQSTVILMFMLPFFIDVRLPRSSSEESENKA; the protein is encoded by the coding sequence ATGAAGCAATTAATGGATACTTCGGAGAGGTTACATCAAGAGAGTGAAAGCGCACTTGAGTTACATCTTTACGCTGTTGCGGTGATTCTCTACTTTGTGTCACTCCGCACCCAAATCGCGGGCGTGACAGTGACGATTGCGGACATGATAGGCTTGGCATCGATTGGTTTTTTACTGCTCATCATATTGAAAGGTAGAATGTCGATGGAGACAGTAAGGGTGGCAGGAATAAACGTCATTTTTATTGGTTATATTGCATTGAATGGGATCATCAATGATGTCGGGATGAAAAATATCATTGTGGAGGTTATCCAGTGGAGTTCCATTGTTGCCTTTCTCTGCGTTCTCCATTTTTTGAATCTCTTTAAATCGAAACGGTTTTTGTCTCTGGTCGCGCTCTATGCTTTTTATGCGGCAGTGTATACGGCGCTGTGGCATGTCGTCGTCATTGGCGACTTTCAGAATTTTAAACATTTACACAATGCAAAGTATCTTTTTGGTTTCTCGACGGTGATGCTTTACTTGTTTAGAAGTCAAATCAAGAAGAGTCATATTCTGTTGTTTATCGCGTTTGTCCTTTTAATTCTCTCTGGTGAAAGAAAAGCGATGCTTGGGGTATTGTTGGTGCTATTTATCGATCACTTTTTCGTCAGAGGTGAAAATACCAAAATGACCCATGTGGTGATGTCTCTTGCAGCAGCATTTGGGGTTATTTCGGTGTGGGCGGGTATCTATTATTTTGGTACGGACTGGATCGCAGAAAGCCTGTTTCTCACTCAAAATGATATTTATAACGCCGATCTTCATGAAGCGCGTTGGGATTCAGAATTGTGGCGTCGGTTGCTTTTGGCCAATGGTTTTTCTCTTTTTATGGACCATTTCTATTTTGGTGTCGGGCCGAAAATGTTGCTTTCGTACATTGCTCCATACTTTGTCGGTAACGAAGAGCTGATTGTCTATACCCACAACATGCTACTTGATATTGCTGTTGAATACGGAATTATCGGTGTTGCACTGCTTTTTGGTGGGGTGCTCGTGCGTTTGGCAAAAGCATTCAAAACGAGACGGCAGAATTCTATTCCGTTTTTGTTGTGTATTTATACGCTTTCTACTGCCCTTTTTGCGGCGACTCAAAGCACGGTGATTCTTATGTTCATGCTGCCGTTTTTTATTGATGTTCGTTTGCCTAGGAGTTCAAGCGAAGAGAGCGAAAACAAAGCGTAA
- a CDS encoding acyltransferase family protein, producing MLKGYGMSTRTEWVDYAKAIGIILVVFGHVNRGIYDAGFGLPESIHSIVDSVIYSFHMPLFFFLSGLFCMESFRKRGGTGVLKAKIDTLIYPYLLWSLLQGSIEVGLSNYTNGSTSFSDLIQILWAPRAQFWFLYVLFAIFCVMAVYFSMVKRRQVELLFVLSVLLYLFRGSLPESYLLNLIAINLVYFVLGIVFAENMSRNEEWLRPQTSLLACLLIFIVLQWLFHFNLGYRHYDKGVMTLTIASIAIALVICLSITLSRVRVGWLQVIGLYSMQIYLMHILTGSGARIIMSKIIHVDSTLIHLVVGTIAGVVLPIVLTKVIERVNIQYLFSAPVCDVIFRSKKKAL from the coding sequence ATGTTAAAAGGATATGGGATGAGCACAAGGACGGAATGGGTTGATTACGCCAAAGCGATAGGGATTATTCTCGTTGTATTTGGCCATGTGAATCGAGGGATATACGATGCAGGCTTTGGTTTGCCAGAGAGCATTCATAGCATTGTTGACAGCGTAATTTACAGTTTTCATATGCCTTTGTTTTTTTTCCTTTCGGGACTGTTCTGCATGGAGTCTTTTAGAAAACGAGGAGGAACAGGAGTATTAAAAGCCAAAATAGACACCCTTATTTACCCTTATTTACTGTGGTCTTTGCTTCAAGGGAGCATTGAAGTTGGCCTTTCCAATTACACCAATGGGTCGACGTCTTTCTCGGATCTCATTCAAATACTCTGGGCACCCAGAGCTCAGTTTTGGTTTCTTTATGTTCTGTTCGCCATATTCTGCGTAATGGCCGTTTATTTCTCTATGGTGAAACGCAGACAGGTTGAACTTCTTTTTGTCCTTTCTGTGTTGTTATATCTGTTTCGTGGTTCGCTTCCTGAGAGTTATCTCCTTAACCTTATTGCCATCAACCTTGTTTATTTTGTTTTGGGTATTGTGTTTGCCGAAAACATGTCTCGGAATGAAGAGTGGCTCCGTCCTCAAACATCACTACTCGCCTGCTTACTGATTTTTATCGTGTTGCAATGGTTATTCCACTTCAATTTAGGCTATCGCCATTACGATAAAGGGGTGATGACTTTAACCATCGCCAGCATTGCGATTGCCTTAGTGATTTGCTTATCTATAACCCTTTCTAGGGTGAGGGTAGGATGGCTACAAGTGATTGGTTTGTATTCAATGCAAATCTACCTCATGCACATTCTAACGGGCAGTGGTGCGCGTATTATTATGAGCAAAATCATTCATGTGGATTCAACCCTCATTCATTTGGTTGTGGGGACGATTGCAGGGGTCGTGCTTCCGATCGTATTAACAAAAGTCATAGAACGAGTGAACATTCAATATTTATTCTCCGCCCCTGTATGTGATGTTATTTTTCGGAGTAAGAAGAAAGCGCTATGA
- a CDS encoding methyl-accepting chemotaxis protein, producing the protein MKFSHKVVAASSVLLLVTISLLSLKQIYTVRNTIEDHVTTSLNEMVSSVRNTVVSEMEAKKNLAQSTTEVIEIDPFDRDYVKTILEKPKLKTSFLAVGFGYEENGFVIENDDGWEAAPDYDPRKRPWYVDAKSQNKLIVTAPYVDISSKTVIISVGTPVKENGKFVAGMFYDMQLTNLAQLVNQVSLFDAGYLFLVSSDGTTIAHPDAKNNGEVFSKYLPEVKLKEGEQHFEREGVRYQVTFTKIPSENWYIGAIIDEDIAFSAVADLRDSSILYSVIALILSIIALTVVIRVLMRPLDALNAAIQDIASGQGDLTHRLDTNTDEEFSTLATGFNTFTSNLQNQIIQSKEIGREIMHGTELTAKGAKGSAEAMGTQLQELEQLATAMNEMAVTATEVANNAQGAAGAAQEADDATQQGSVVVNESTESINQLSERIDMAVEEVQGLESATANIETILKVINDIADQTNLLALNAAIEAARAGESGRGFAVVADEVRTLAQRTQESTTEIRSMIEQLQSGAASVASAMKESKGSAVEAVERAREANDSLQRIRDAIQRITDMNMQIASAAEEQSLVAEEINNNTVNIKDLSTQVAGEASNANQAMQVQTENVRKLDEILNRFIV; encoded by the coding sequence ATGAAATTTAGTCACAAGGTTGTAGCCGCTTCCTCCGTGCTTCTATTGGTGACCATTTCTTTGCTGTCGCTAAAACAAATTTATACCGTGCGTAACACCATCGAAGATCACGTTACTACCAGCCTCAACGAGATGGTAAGTAGTGTCCGCAATACCGTTGTTTCTGAAATGGAAGCGAAGAAAAACCTTGCACAGTCGACAACTGAGGTCATCGAAATTGATCCTTTTGACCGCGACTACGTGAAGACCATCTTGGAAAAACCAAAACTAAAGACCAGTTTTCTTGCTGTGGGTTTTGGCTATGAAGAAAATGGATTTGTTATCGAAAACGATGATGGCTGGGAAGCCGCCCCAGATTACGATCCTCGTAAACGCCCTTGGTACGTGGATGCCAAATCGCAAAACAAATTGATTGTCACCGCACCTTATGTCGATATTTCCAGTAAAACGGTGATCATTTCGGTGGGTACACCTGTCAAAGAAAACGGTAAGTTTGTCGCGGGGATGTTTTACGACATGCAGTTGACTAACCTGGCACAGTTGGTCAACCAAGTCAGTCTTTTTGATGCGGGATACCTCTTCCTCGTCTCTTCAGACGGTACAACCATCGCTCACCCAGATGCAAAAAATAATGGTGAAGTTTTCTCCAAATATCTTCCTGAAGTTAAGCTCAAAGAAGGTGAGCAGCACTTTGAAAGAGAGGGTGTGCGCTATCAAGTCACCTTTACTAAGATCCCAAGTGAAAACTGGTATATCGGTGCGATCATTGATGAAGACATCGCTTTCTCAGCCGTCGCTGACTTACGTGACAGCTCTATCCTTTATTCTGTCATCGCATTGATTCTCAGTATTATCGCTTTAACGGTTGTGATTCGTGTCCTAATGCGTCCGCTCGATGCTCTGAACGCCGCTATTCAGGATATCGCTTCAGGCCAAGGGGATCTGACTCACCGCTTAGATACCAATACCGATGAAGAGTTTTCGACATTAGCGACAGGCTTCAACACCTTCACCAGTAACCTGCAGAACCAAATCATTCAGTCGAAAGAGATTGGACGTGAGATCATGCACGGTACCGAGCTCACAGCGAAAGGGGCTAAAGGCTCTGCTGAAGCCATGGGGACGCAGTTGCAAGAACTAGAACAACTTGCGACCGCTATGAATGAGATGGCTGTGACAGCGACCGAAGTAGCCAATAACGCACAAGGGGCTGCGGGCGCGGCTCAAGAAGCCGATGACGCGACTCAACAAGGTTCCGTGGTCGTCAACGAATCAACGGAGTCGATTAATCAGCTCTCCGAGCGCATTGATATGGCCGTGGAAGAGGTTCAAGGCCTAGAATCTGCCACCGCCAACATCGAAACCATCTTGAAAGTGATTAACGACATTGCCGATCAAACCAACTTGTTGGCACTGAATGCCGCTATTGAGGCTGCTCGAGCGGGTGAATCTGGTCGTGGCTTTGCGGTGGTTGCGGATGAAGTTCGTACACTGGCACAACGAACTCAAGAGTCTACAACAGAAATTCGTAGCATGATTGAGCAGTTGCAGTCCGGAGCGGCATCCGTTGCAAGCGCCATGAAAGAAAGTAAAGGCAGCGCGGTTGAAGCGGTTGAGCGCGCACGCGAAGCCAATGATTCTCTGCAACGTATCCGCGACGCGATTCAGCGCATCACCGACATGAATATGCAAATTGCCTCTGCGGCAGAAGAACAGAGCTTGGTCGCAGAAGAAATTAACAACAACACTGTCAATATTAAAGACTTGTCGACACAAGTGGCTGGTGAAGCCTCAAATGCCAACCAAGCGATGCAAGTCCAGACGGAAAACGTTAGAAAACTGGACGAAATCTTAAATCGATTCATTGTCTAA
- a CDS encoding methyl-accepting chemotaxis protein, translating into MKFSHKIVAASSALLLVTVSLLTAKQYFTMQDELTEQVEASVTEIVDGVRNTVAAEIDGRKAIAAYATSMMETDLSPKHISDVITRPIVKNTFLLAGLGFEKDGSNINNDPSWNPGPTWDPRVRPWYKAAKNAGQLIITAPYADSATNEILVSIATPVRDNGTFIGAIFYDVSLAGLAELVNQVKLFDAGYVFIVSEDGTTIAHPDTKLNGKPMSEYMPNVQIRENPQQVVLDGISYTLDFASVPGENWYVGVVLDESIAYQSINDLRNSSIVYTIVALLLSIAILLVLIRTLMRPLDDLNNAIQDVASGEGDLTQRLDTNTDKEFSQLADGFNTFTGTLQQLIKQSKAIGEEILRGSETTSGGLQESAAAMQEQLRELEQLATAMHEMATTASDVASNAQGAASAAKVADDATVDGTDIVSDTTQAIDDLSVRIDQAVVEVQVLESATANIETILKVINDIADQTNLLALNAAIEAARAGESGRGFAVVADEVRTLAQRTQQSTTEIRTMIEKLQSSANSVASAMNQSKDTATNAVARAQEANHALERIRNAIQQISDMNIQIASAAEEQSLVAEEINNNTVKIKDLSVQVADLAENANIAMQVQVENVREQDAILNKFIV; encoded by the coding sequence ATGAAATTTAGTCATAAAATTGTAGCCGCTTCATCTGCGCTGTTGTTGGTTACCGTATCCTTACTGACAGCCAAGCAGTATTTCACCATGCAAGATGAGCTGACGGAGCAAGTCGAAGCCAGTGTCACGGAAATCGTAGATGGGGTTCGAAATACCGTCGCGGCAGAAATCGATGGCCGCAAAGCCATTGCTGCTTATGCCACGAGCATGATGGAAACCGATCTGTCGCCCAAACATATTTCCGATGTCATTACCCGCCCTATCGTTAAAAACACCTTTTTACTCGCGGGTCTAGGCTTTGAAAAAGATGGGTCAAACATTAACAACGATCCTAGTTGGAACCCTGGGCCGACTTGGGATCCTCGCGTTCGTCCTTGGTACAAGGCTGCCAAAAATGCAGGACAACTCATCATCACCGCTCCCTATGCGGATTCCGCGACCAATGAAATTTTGGTTTCCATCGCCACCCCCGTACGAGACAACGGGACATTTATTGGCGCCATATTCTACGACGTAAGCTTAGCGGGCCTTGCCGAACTCGTGAATCAAGTAAAATTGTTTGATGCGGGTTATGTGTTCATCGTTTCCGAAGATGGCACCACCATCGCGCACCCAGACACTAAGCTCAACGGCAAACCGATGTCTGAATACATGCCGAACGTGCAAATTCGCGAAAACCCGCAGCAAGTCGTACTGGACGGTATTTCTTATACGCTCGATTTTGCGTCGGTACCAGGGGAAAACTGGTATGTGGGCGTCGTCCTCGATGAAAGTATTGCTTATCAATCCATCAATGACTTACGCAACAGTTCCATCGTATACACCATCGTTGCCTTGCTCTTAAGTATTGCGATTTTGCTGGTACTGATTCGCACCTTGATGCGCCCTCTTGATGATCTCAATAACGCCATTCAAGACGTAGCATCAGGTGAAGGGGATCTGACCCAACGATTGGACACCAATACAGACAAAGAATTCTCTCAACTGGCAGATGGGTTTAACACCTTCACGGGCACGCTTCAGCAGTTGATCAAACAGTCGAAAGCCATTGGTGAAGAAATTCTTCGTGGTTCTGAAACCACCTCTGGTGGCCTACAAGAATCTGCGGCGGCCATGCAAGAGCAGCTACGTGAACTGGAACAGCTCGCTACCGCAATGCATGAAATGGCCACCACCGCATCCGATGTCGCCTCTAACGCGCAAGGTGCAGCCTCTGCAGCGAAAGTTGCGGACGACGCTACCGTTGATGGCACCGATATTGTGAGTGACACGACACAGGCGATAGACGACCTTTCCGTGCGCATTGATCAAGCAGTGGTAGAAGTTCAAGTGCTTGAATCTGCGACGGCGAACATTGAAACCATCTTGAAGGTAATCAACGACATTGCCGATCAAACCAACTTGTTGGCACTGAACGCCGCCATCGAGGCCGCTCGAGCAGGTGAATCTGGCCGAGGATTTGCTGTGGTTGCAGACGAAGTTCGCACGCTCGCTCAGCGCACTCAGCAATCCACTACCGAAATTCGCACCATGATTGAAAAACTGCAAAGCAGCGCAAACTCGGTTGCCAGTGCCATGAATCAAAGCAAAGACACCGCCACCAATGCCGTTGCCCGAGCACAAGAAGCCAACCATGCGCTTGAACGTATTCGTAATGCGATTCAGCAGATCAGTGATATGAACATTCAAATTGCCTCTGCAGCGGAAGAGCAAAGCCTGGTGGCTGAAGAGATCAATAACAACACCGTGAAAATTAAAGACCTCTCTGTTCAAGTCGCGGATTTGGCAGAAAACGCCAACATCGCGATGCAAGTTCAGGTAGAGAATGTTCGAGAGCAGGACGCAATTCTTAATAAATTTATTGTGTAA
- a CDS encoding alpha-amylase family glycosyl hydrolase: MTKGDVKKMNQAEHALPTSKANVILHAFDWKYADIAKQAKKIQELGYGSVLVSPPLRSAKSPKWWQRYQPQDYRVIDNALGNTTDFQNMVTELQHCGVWVYADVVFNHMANEAKQRADLNYPSKSVLEEYMCDPEYYESQRLFGDLSEPLFTEEDFVEAFGIRDWKDKWQVQNGRISGGPTDPGLPTLRVHEHVITQQRHYLMALKAMGVKGFRIDAAKHMTLEHIKQVWTEDITQGMHIFGEIITDGGATEEEYELFLQPYLQETRLGAYDFPLFSTLFKAFAPKGSFKSLIDPYCFGQALSNRRAITFVTTHDIPNNDVFANLVLDEENEWLAYAYVLGRDGGTPLIYTDLDTSGILNQNGQPRWKDAWYDPRMVQMIAFHNRFHGEPMTVLEGNDDMLVFSRGERGFVVINKSARKQTISLSLARPLQDMLTGKHFLPMNGKIEIVVAAKTALMMC, from the coding sequence ATGACTAAAGGTGATGTGAAGAAAATGAATCAAGCAGAACACGCTTTGCCGACCAGCAAAGCCAACGTAATTTTGCATGCATTTGACTGGAAATATGCCGATATCGCTAAACAGGCAAAAAAAATTCAAGAGCTGGGTTATGGCTCTGTGCTCGTTTCTCCGCCGTTACGCAGCGCCAAGTCACCCAAGTGGTGGCAGCGTTACCAGCCACAGGATTACCGCGTGATTGATAACGCACTTGGCAACACCACTGATTTTCAGAACATGGTGACCGAGCTCCAGCATTGTGGTGTTTGGGTCTATGCGGATGTGGTGTTTAATCATATGGCGAATGAAGCAAAACAGAGAGCGGACTTAAACTACCCAAGTAAAAGCGTACTCGAAGAGTATATGTGCGATCCCGAGTACTATGAAAGTCAGCGATTGTTTGGTGATCTCTCTGAGCCTCTATTTACCGAAGAAGATTTTGTTGAAGCGTTTGGCATTCGAGATTGGAAAGATAAGTGGCAAGTGCAAAATGGCCGTATCAGCGGTGGCCCGACGGATCCCGGTTTACCGACCTTACGTGTTCATGAGCATGTGATCACCCAGCAGCGCCATTACTTAATGGCGTTGAAGGCGATGGGTGTCAAAGGGTTTCGCATTGATGCAGCAAAGCACATGACGCTCGAGCATATCAAGCAAGTGTGGACTGAAGACATCACGCAGGGCATGCATATCTTCGGTGAAATCATCACCGATGGGGGAGCCACGGAGGAGGAGTATGAGCTTTTCCTGCAACCTTACTTACAAGAGACTCGTCTCGGTGCGTACGATTTCCCTCTTTTTAGCACCTTATTTAAAGCGTTTGCCCCGAAAGGCAGCTTTAAAAGCTTGATAGACCCGTACTGTTTTGGTCAGGCGTTGTCGAATCGGCGCGCAATTACGTTTGTCACCACACATGACATTCCTAACAATGATGTGTTTGCTAACTTAGTGTTGGATGAAGAAAACGAGTGGTTAGCTTACGCCTATGTATTGGGGCGCGATGGTGGAACACCTCTGATTTACACCGATCTCGATACGAGCGGCATACTTAACCAGAATGGGCAGCCACGTTGGAAAGACGCTTGGTATGATCCGCGAATGGTGCAGATGATTGCATTCCACAACCGCTTTCATGGCGAGCCAATGACGGTGCTGGAAGGGAATGATGATATGTTGGTGTTCAGCCGTGGTGAGCGTGGTTTTGTGGTGATCAACAAATCGGCGCGGAAACAAACGATCTCCTTATCACTAGCGCGCCCTCTTCAAGATATGCTGACGGGCAAGCATTTCTTACCAATGAACGGCAAGATTGAGATTGTCGTCGCGGCAAAAACGGCGTTGATGATGTGTTGA
- a CDS encoding universal stress protein: protein MKYKHILVALEISDDSTVLIDRAVEMASYFDSEISFIHIDGTHGEIYRELIDLNVDPTQRPLTEHSMECLRSFSDYMEYPLKHFFVGTGDLGDKLEVTIKEHEVDLLICGHHHNFWSKIISYSRTLVNKSPVDILVVPIYD from the coding sequence ATGAAATACAAACATATCTTGGTTGCCTTGGAGATTTCAGACGACAGCACCGTGCTGATTGACCGAGCCGTTGAAATGGCGAGCTACTTTGATTCAGAGATTTCCTTTATCCACATCGATGGGACTCATGGGGAGATTTATCGTGAACTCATCGACTTAAATGTCGATCCGACGCAAAGGCCGCTCACAGAACATTCAATGGAGTGTTTAAGAAGCTTTAGCGATTATATGGAATATCCATTGAAACACTTTTTTGTCGGGACTGGCGATCTAGGCGACAAACTTGAAGTCACCATCAAAGAGCACGAAGTTGATCTACTTATCTGCGGTCATCACCATAACTTCTGGAGCAAGATCATCTCGTATTCAAGAACGTTGGTGAACAAATCTCCCGTGGATATTTTGGTGGTGCCAATCTACGATTAG
- the ppiC gene encoding peptidylprolyl isomerase PpiC: MANTAAALHILVKHKEQAEDIIAQLKKGAKFHVLAKKHSLCPSGKRGGDLGEFKRGQMVPQFDKVCFTGEVLTPHLVKTKFGWHVLKVLYRT; the protein is encoded by the coding sequence ATGGCCAACACAGCAGCAGCGCTTCACATTTTGGTGAAGCATAAAGAGCAAGCGGAAGATATTATCGCTCAGTTGAAGAAAGGAGCGAAATTTCATGTGCTTGCGAAGAAGCATTCACTTTGTCCTTCGGGCAAACGTGGCGGTGACCTCGGTGAATTCAAACGTGGCCAGATGGTACCTCAGTTCGATAAAGTTTGCTTTACTGGTGAAGTATTGACGCCACACTTAGTGAAAACCAAGTTCGGTTGGCATGTGTTGAAGGTACTATACAGAACCTAA
- a CDS encoding chemotaxis protein, with translation MAKTPSKANQSQGMLVFKLTLKQNFAIGTLKVREIVPYMPTTQIPYSHRHVVGTVTIRNLTVPVIDMSAAIGFRPIDKSEYKNSYLIVTDCLRTVVAFMVRSIEKIIDCDWRSIETPPASVGHNVFVTGITRYNNEIVQMLDVELLLSKIYPQYENANIPMLTDVERERLKALNILLVDDSSIARKQLSDALDGINIGYQICKNGLDALELMRVEAGRGRPFDLLVSDIEMPGLDGYELAFEVQNDPALNRSYRILHTSLSSEICVDRAHQVGAHEALEKFNAGELIEAMLRGAKSLEQARNKTVAV, from the coding sequence ATGGCTAAAACCCCAAGTAAGGCTAATCAATCGCAAGGAATGCTGGTCTTCAAACTGACCTTAAAGCAAAATTTTGCTATTGGTACGCTCAAAGTTAGGGAGATCGTGCCATACATGCCGACGACACAAATACCTTACTCTCATCGTCACGTGGTCGGCACCGTCACGATTCGTAACCTCACCGTGCCCGTTATCGACATGTCCGCTGCAATTGGTTTTCGCCCGATCGACAAATCGGAATACAAGAATAGCTATTTGATCGTGACAGACTGCTTACGTACTGTGGTGGCTTTCATGGTGCGCTCTATAGAAAAGATCATCGATTGCGATTGGCGCTCAATAGAAACCCCACCAGCCAGCGTAGGTCATAATGTGTTCGTCACTGGCATCACGCGCTATAACAACGAAATCGTGCAAATGCTGGACGTGGAGTTATTGCTTTCGAAGATTTATCCTCAATACGAGAACGCCAATATTCCAATGTTGACCGATGTGGAACGCGAACGTCTCAAAGCGCTGAACATTCTCCTTGTCGATGACTCCTCTATTGCTCGAAAACAATTGAGTGATGCGCTCGACGGTATCAACATCGGTTATCAGATCTGTAAAAACGGCTTAGACGCATTGGAGCTGATGCGAGTTGAAGCCGGACGCGGTCGCCCATTCGATTTGCTTGTAAGCGATATCGAAATGCCCGGATTGGATGGCTATGAATTAGCGTTTGAAGTGCAAAATGATCCGGCGTTAAACCGCTCCTATCGTATTTTGCACACCTCATTATCCAGTGAAATTTGTGTTGATCGCGCTCACCAGGTCGGGGCACACGAAGCGTTAGAAAAATTTAATGCTGGCGAGCTGATTGAAGCGATGCTGCGTGGTGCCAAATCACTGGAACAAGCGAGAAATAAAACTGTCGCGGTTTAA